The Mycobacteriales bacterium genome includes a region encoding these proteins:
- a CDS encoding DUF4350 domain-containing protein, translating into MSAGLLDTGPLDTEPRDATSARRALPPREAWRRARLPLLLGALIVAVAVLRAIATGGVTAGRMDPDAAAPEGGRALATLLRQHGVDVRTVDVPSGSDGVTVFVPVPRLANAARPEALALASSASEVVVAEARDPHLAALGVEADQTSQEEERTVDPGCSQPDAVAAGDARLGGLVYEPPPGAAACYAVRGGASFVEVATGGRRVTVVGTASFMTNEYLGEDGNAALALRLLTRHPTVEWVYPREVPAAPDDGEQSVLDLLPDRIWLFTFQAFVAVLLLALWRARRLGPVVVEPLPVVVRAAEAVEGRARLYEAAGARDRAAAALRAGLRDRLVRALGLARDAGRETLVAAVSARSGLDGPAVDDLLYGPPPADDEGLVRLADGLDSLDAEVRAL; encoded by the coding sequence GTGAGCGCCGGGCTGCTGGACACCGGGCCGCTCGACACCGAGCCGCGCGACGCGACGTCGGCGCGGCGCGCGCTGCCGCCGCGGGAGGCGTGGCGCCGGGCGCGGCTGCCGCTCCTGCTCGGCGCGCTGATCGTCGCCGTCGCCGTGCTCCGCGCCATCGCCACCGGCGGCGTAACCGCCGGGCGGATGGACCCCGACGCCGCCGCGCCGGAGGGCGGCCGCGCGCTGGCGACGCTGCTGCGGCAGCACGGCGTCGACGTCCGCACCGTCGACGTGCCGTCGGGCAGCGACGGCGTCACGGTGTTCGTGCCGGTCCCCCGCCTCGCCAACGCCGCCCGCCCGGAGGCGCTCGCGCTCGCCTCCTCGGCGAGCGAGGTCGTCGTCGCGGAGGCACGCGACCCGCACCTCGCCGCGCTCGGCGTCGAGGCCGACCAGACGAGCCAGGAGGAGGAGCGCACCGTCGACCCCGGCTGCTCACAGCCGGACGCGGTCGCCGCCGGCGACGCCCGCCTCGGCGGCCTCGTCTACGAGCCGCCCCCCGGTGCCGCCGCCTGCTACGCCGTCCGCGGCGGCGCGTCGTTCGTGGAGGTCGCCACCGGCGGCCGGCGCGTGACGGTCGTCGGGACCGCGTCGTTCATGACCAACGAGTACCTCGGCGAGGACGGCAACGCCGCGCTCGCGCTGCGCCTGCTCACCCGGCACCCGACCGTCGAGTGGGTGTACCCGCGCGAGGTGCCCGCCGCGCCCGACGACGGCGAGCAGAGCGTGCTCGACCTGCTGCCGGACCGCATCTGGCTGTTCACGTTCCAGGCGTTCGTCGCCGTGCTGCTGCTCGCGCTGTGGCGCGCGCGGCGGCTCGGCCCGGTCGTCGTCGAGCCGCTGCCGGTCGTCGTCCGCGCCGCCGAGGCGGTCGAGGGCCGCGCCCGGCTCTACGAGGCGGCGGGGGCGCGCGACCGCGCGGCGGCGGCGTTGCGGGCCGGGCTGCGCGACCGGCTGGTGCGCGCGCTCGGCCTCGCCCGCGACGCCGGACGCGAGACGCTCGTCGCCGCCGTGAGCGCGCGTTCCGGCCTCGACGGCCCCGCCGTCGACGACCTCCTGTACGGTCCCCCACCGGCCGACGACGAGGGGCTCGTCCGCCTCGCCGACGGCCTCGACTCTCTCGATGCCGAGGTGCGTGCCCTGTGA
- a CDS encoding DUF58 domain-containing protein — protein sequence MALTGRLAALAAFLAVALLVVPGADATAFLAGNALLLLLALADLALAASVRSLALSRSGATAMRLGEEGVVTLTVGNGARRTARVVLRDAWPPSAGASPRVHRVTVPAGERRRVETVLHPTRRGDRVPSRITVRCLGPLGLAGRQGRHVSPWQVRVLPPFASRKFLPERLNRLRQLDGAVLIRGRGEGTEFDSLREYVDGDDVRSIDWRATARRDTVVVRTWRPERDRRVLIVLDTGRTSAGRVGDAPRLDHALDAALLLAALASRAGDQVELLAYDRVQRARVSGGSRSEVLPRLVNAMAPLEPVLLEADHQGIVAAVLRRMRRRALVVLFTELNTAVVEEGLLPSLGALTARHTVVVASVSDPRVGELLHGRGSARAVYGAAAAERATAERRRLVALLRRLSVEVVDAPPESFAPAVADAYLALKAAGRL from the coding sequence ATGGCACTGACCGGGCGGCTCGCCGCGCTCGCCGCGTTCCTCGCGGTGGCGCTGCTCGTCGTGCCCGGCGCCGACGCGACGGCGTTCCTCGCCGGCAACGCGCTGCTCCTCCTGCTCGCGCTCGCCGACCTGGCGCTCGCGGCGAGCGTGCGCTCGCTCGCGCTGTCGCGTTCCGGCGCGACCGCGATGCGCCTCGGCGAGGAGGGGGTCGTCACGCTGACCGTCGGCAACGGCGCCCGCCGCACCGCGCGCGTCGTCCTCCGCGACGCGTGGCCGCCGTCCGCAGGCGCGTCGCCGCGCGTCCACCGCGTCACCGTCCCCGCCGGCGAACGCCGCCGCGTCGAGACGGTCCTGCACCCGACGCGGCGCGGCGACCGGGTGCCGTCCCGGATCACCGTCCGCTGCCTCGGCCCGCTCGGCCTCGCCGGCCGCCAGGGCCGCCACGTGTCGCCGTGGCAGGTGCGGGTGCTGCCGCCGTTCGCGTCGCGGAAGTTCCTCCCCGAACGCCTCAACCGGCTGCGCCAGCTCGACGGCGCCGTCCTCATCCGCGGCCGCGGCGAGGGCACGGAGTTCGACTCGCTGCGCGAGTACGTCGACGGCGACGACGTGCGCTCCATCGACTGGCGCGCCACCGCCCGCCGCGACACCGTCGTCGTGCGCACCTGGCGGCCCGAGCGCGACCGGCGCGTGCTCATCGTCCTCGACACCGGCCGCACCTCCGCCGGCCGCGTCGGCGACGCCCCCCGCCTCGACCACGCGCTCGACGCCGCGCTGCTGCTCGCCGCGCTCGCCTCCCGCGCCGGCGACCAGGTCGAGCTGCTCGCGTACGACCGCGTCCAGCGCGCCCGCGTCTCCGGCGGGTCGCGCTCCGAGGTGCTGCCGCGGCTGGTCAACGCGATGGCTCCGTTGGAGCCGGTCCTGCTCGAGGCGGACCACCAGGGCATCGTCGCCGCGGTGCTGCGCCGGATGCGCCGGCGCGCGCTCGTCGTGCTGTTCACCGAGCTGAACACCGCGGTCGTCGAGGAGGGGCTGCTGCCGTCGCTGGGTGCGCTGACCGCGCGGCACACCGTCGTCGTCGCGTCGGTGTCGGACCCGCGCGTCGGCGAGCTGCTGCACGGCCGCGGCTCGGCTCGCGCCGTCTACGGCGCCGCCGCCGCCGAGCGCGCGACGGCCGAACGCAGGCGCCTGGTCGCGCTGCTGCGCCGGCTGTCGGTGGAGGTGGTGGACGCGCCGCCGGAGTCGTTCGCGCCAGCGGTGGCGGACGCGTACCTGGCGCTGAAGGCCGCCGGCCGGCTGTAG
- a CDS encoding MoxR family ATPase — MTETPSAPRRRTAPRRATADPREALVALRGEVAKAVVGQDAAVTGLVIALLCRGHVLLEGVPGVAKTLLVRALAAALDVDTKRVQFTPDLMPGDVTGSLVYDARTAEFSFREGPVFTNLLLADEINRTPPKTQASLLEAMEERQVTVDGVPRPLPEPFVVAATQNPVEYEGTYPLPEAQLDRFLLKLTMPLPNRDDEITVLQRHDSGFNPRNLAAAGVTSVASVADLAAGREQVAAVSVKPEVIGYIVDVARATRQSPSLSLGVSPRGATALLNTAKAWAWLSGRDFVTPDDVKALARPALRHRVAVRPEAELEGVTADGVLDTVLGSVAVPR; from the coding sequence GTGACCGAGACGCCGTCCGCCCCCCGCCGCCGTACGGCCCCGCGCCGCGCCACCGCCGACCCCCGCGAGGCGCTCGTCGCGCTGCGCGGCGAGGTCGCGAAGGCGGTCGTCGGCCAGGACGCGGCCGTGACCGGACTGGTCATCGCGCTGCTCTGCCGCGGCCACGTCCTGCTCGAAGGCGTGCCCGGAGTCGCGAAGACGCTGCTGGTCCGCGCGCTCGCCGCCGCGCTCGACGTCGACACCAAGCGCGTGCAGTTCACGCCCGACCTGATGCCGGGCGACGTCACGGGCTCGCTCGTCTACGACGCCCGCACCGCGGAGTTCTCGTTCCGCGAGGGTCCGGTGTTCACGAACCTGCTGCTCGCCGACGAGATCAACCGCACGCCACCGAAGACGCAGGCGTCGCTGCTCGAGGCCATGGAGGAACGCCAGGTCACCGTCGACGGCGTGCCGCGCCCGCTGCCCGAGCCGTTCGTCGTCGCGGCGACGCAGAACCCGGTCGAGTACGAGGGCACCTACCCGCTGCCGGAGGCGCAGCTCGACCGGTTCCTGCTCAAGCTGACGATGCCGCTGCCGAACCGCGACGACGAGATCACCGTCCTCCAGCGCCACGACAGCGGCTTCAACCCGCGCAACCTCGCCGCCGCCGGCGTCACCTCCGTCGCGTCCGTCGCCGACCTCGCCGCGGGCCGCGAGCAGGTCGCCGCCGTGTCGGTGAAGCCGGAGGTGATCGGCTACATCGTCGACGTCGCCCGCGCGACCCGGCAGTCGCCGTCGCTGTCGCTGGGCGTCTCGCCGCGCGGCGCCACGGCGTTGCTCAACACCGCGAAGGCGTGGGCGTGGCTGTCCGGCCGCGACTTCGTCACGCCCGACGACGTGAAGGCGCTGGCCCGCCCGGCGCTGCGGCACCGGGTCGCCGTGCGGCCGGAGGCCGAGCTCGAGGGCGTCACCGCCGACGGCGTCCTCGACACCGTCCTCGGCTCCGTCGCCGTCCCCCGCTGA
- a CDS encoding DUF4129 domain-containing protein has product MTPFLPLPWQDPGGITRGGARDEARRELRKAIYHVGDEGPVQRVIRWLFRWVSSTFDKLSRVAPGGVPSLLIIVVLIVLLVVAIRIGLGPARLRNALTDRRRDARSRSAQDYRDEAEALAARGEHKEAVRARFRAIIRELEERAVLDPRAGRTAGEIAREGSAAVPAVAGDLRAAAGTFDRVWYGRHRADRADYDAVAAADDAIRTARLVTVPEAVG; this is encoded by the coding sequence GTGACCCCGTTCCTCCCGCTGCCCTGGCAGGACCCGGGCGGGATCACCCGCGGCGGCGCGCGGGACGAGGCGCGGCGCGAGCTGCGCAAGGCGATCTACCACGTCGGCGACGAGGGGCCGGTGCAGCGGGTGATCCGCTGGCTGTTCCGCTGGGTGTCGAGCACGTTCGACAAGCTGTCGCGCGTCGCGCCCGGCGGCGTGCCGTCGTTGCTGATCATCGTCGTGCTGATCGTGCTGCTCGTCGTCGCGATCCGGATCGGGCTCGGCCCGGCGCGGCTGCGCAACGCGCTCACCGACCGGCGGCGCGACGCGCGGTCGCGGTCCGCGCAGGACTACCGCGACGAGGCCGAGGCGCTGGCCGCGCGCGGGGAGCACAAGGAGGCGGTGCGCGCGCGGTTCCGCGCGATCATCCGCGAGCTGGAGGAACGCGCCGTGCTCGACCCGCGCGCCGGGCGCACCGCCGGCGAGATCGCGCGCGAGGGCAGCGCCGCCGTCCCGGCCGTCGCGGGCGACCTGCGCGCCGCGGCGGGGACGTTCGACCGCGTCTGGTACGGCCGCCACCGGGCCGACCGCGCCGACTACGACGCCGTCGCCGCCGCCGACGACGCGATCCGGACCGCGCGGCTCGTGACCGTTCCGGAGGCGGTCGGGTGA
- a CDS encoding transglycosylase domain-containing protein: protein MPDQRRRSRVRTDRSPARAALLLVAVSAVCGLLLAVLAFPVVGSAGLVARAGADSFEQLPAELVEPPLPQSSRILAADGSTLAVAYFNENRVVVPLSRIPKVMQDAILAIEDARFYEHGGVDVKGLMRAMIRNSQAGEVQQGGSTITQQYVKNVLIERASLGGAKQTQAERTASRKIREARYAIALEGRYTKAQILEKYLNIAYFGSGVYGVGTASLHYFGHPVERLTLPEAALLAGLVKNPRLYDPVTHPKNAKARRDLVLTRMAEVGFAPAAAVATARRTPVRLRITKPQGFEDNALAPYFLDYVRSAILEDPDGTMAPIFGDTQGARAQKLFQGGLTIRTSLDPRLQRVAQNALKESLGDADDPASAAVVVQPGTGLIKVMAGLNHEPGSRKVNLPLGGGSGFQAGSTFKTFVLAAAIEQGIPLNTVINAPQKYTSKKFSNVVGDKVVPYTVGNAGDSEAGTFDIPRATWDSVNTAYIQIEERTGYTEPARIARDMGITRFPLRAVPSFVLGSNEVSPLDMASAYATLAARGTYCRPIAITEVLDAAGKSLGTVSPSCRQALPQDVADTVTAVLRGVLDHGTGKGARIGRPAAGKTGTTNGPTAAWFDGYTPDFAGVVWVGFPRDPARHPLRHVHGVPIVYGGTFPATIWRTIMTAAHDGLPERDFALPPVVSAPPKPVAPTPGAPLPPPPPDNCHGKHCKH, encoded by the coding sequence GTGCCCGATCAGCGGCGCCGTTCGCGCGTCCGTACCGACCGTTCGCCCGCGCGTGCCGCGCTGCTGCTCGTCGCCGTCAGCGCCGTGTGCGGGCTGCTGCTCGCGGTCCTCGCGTTCCCGGTCGTCGGGTCGGCGGGGCTGGTGGCGCGCGCCGGGGCGGACTCGTTCGAGCAGCTCCCGGCCGAGCTGGTCGAGCCGCCGCTGCCGCAGTCGTCCCGGATCCTCGCGGCGGACGGCTCGACGCTGGCCGTCGCCTACTTCAACGAGAACCGCGTCGTCGTCCCGCTGTCGCGCATCCCGAAGGTGATGCAGGACGCGATCCTCGCCATCGAGGACGCCCGCTTCTACGAGCACGGCGGCGTCGACGTGAAGGGCCTGATGCGGGCGATGATCCGCAACAGCCAGGCCGGCGAGGTCCAGCAGGGCGGGTCGACGATCACCCAGCAGTACGTGAAGAACGTCCTCATCGAACGCGCCAGCCTCGGCGGCGCGAAGCAGACGCAGGCGGAGCGGACGGCGTCGCGGAAGATCCGCGAAGCGCGGTACGCGATCGCGCTGGAAGGGCGTTACACGAAGGCGCAGATCCTCGAGAAGTACCTGAACATCGCCTACTTCGGCTCCGGCGTGTACGGCGTGGGGACGGCGTCGTTGCACTACTTCGGCCACCCGGTCGAACGCCTCACGCTCCCGGAGGCGGCGCTGCTCGCGGGCCTGGTGAAGAACCCGCGCCTCTACGACCCGGTCACCCACCCGAAGAACGCGAAGGCGCGGCGCGACCTGGTGCTGACGCGGATGGCGGAGGTCGGGTTCGCGCCGGCCGCGGCGGTCGCGACCGCGCGGCGGACGCCGGTGCGGCTGCGGATCACGAAGCCGCAGGGGTTCGAGGACAACGCGCTGGCGCCGTACTTCCTCGACTACGTCCGCTCGGCGATCCTCGAGGACCCGGACGGCACCATGGCGCCGATCTTCGGCGACACGCAGGGGGCGCGCGCGCAGAAGCTGTTCCAGGGCGGGCTGACGATCCGCACGTCGCTCGACCCGCGGTTGCAGCGGGTGGCGCAGAACGCGTTGAAGGAGAGCCTCGGCGACGCCGACGACCCGGCGTCCGCGGCCGTCGTCGTCCAGCCCGGCACCGGGCTGATCAAGGTGATGGCCGGGCTGAACCACGAGCCCGGCAGCCGCAAGGTCAACCTGCCGCTCGGCGGCGGCTCCGGCTTCCAGGCCGGGTCGACGTTCAAGACGTTCGTACTGGCGGCGGCGATCGAGCAGGGCATCCCGCTCAACACCGTGATCAACGCGCCGCAGAAGTACACGTCGAAGAAGTTCTCCAACGTCGTCGGCGACAAGGTCGTGCCGTACACCGTCGGCAACGCCGGTGACAGCGAGGCCGGCACGTTCGACATCCCGCGCGCGACGTGGGACTCCGTCAACACCGCCTACATCCAGATCGAGGAACGCACCGGCTACACCGAGCCGGCGCGGATCGCGCGAGACATGGGCATCACGCGGTTCCCGCTGCGGGCGGTGCCGTCGTTCGTGCTCGGCTCGAACGAGGTCAGCCCGCTGGACATGGCGAGCGCGTACGCGACGCTGGCGGCGCGCGGCACGTACTGCCGGCCGATCGCGATCACCGAGGTGCTCGACGCGGCCGGCAAGTCGCTCGGCACGGTCTCGCCGTCCTGCCGCCAGGCGCTGCCGCAGGACGTCGCCGACACCGTCACCGCCGTGCTGCGCGGCGTCCTCGACCACGGCACCGGCAAGGGCGCCCGCATCGGCCGCCCCGCCGCCGGCAAGACCGGCACGACGAACGGCCCGACCGCGGCGTGGTTCGACGGCTACACGCCGGACTTCGCCGGCGTCGTCTGGGTCGGCTTCCCGCGCGACCCGGCGCGGCACCCGCTGCGGCACGTGCACGGCGTGCCGATCGTCTACGGCGGCACGTTCCCGGCGACGATCTGGCGCACGATCATGACGGCCGCGCACGACGGGCTGCCGGAGCGCGACTTCGCGCTGCCGCCGGTCGTGTCCGCGCCGCCGAAGCCGGTCGCGCCGACGCCGGGCGCTCCGCTGCCGCCGCCGCCGCCCGACAACTGCCACGGGAAGCACTGCAAGCACTAG
- a CDS encoding RHS repeat-associated core domain-containing protein has protein sequence MGRRVQRVRGAHQGHRPAGPGERTVYFPNGDLHERYDVGGLRTTYAADAVGRVAAEVDPLGHETTTTYTDWNQVRTRTTPRGGATTTTYDLDRNPEAVSAPMGRRTAFTYDGSGRLATVTDPEGHVTTLRYDAMSRLREVLGPRASLYTRTFTADGDVRAATDPLDHTTTYTYDNLGNVATVTDPSGVVTAQTYDVTGRPLTRRVGTQRPETRSYDAKGRLRTITSPFGGTVTTTYDRLDRPVLEDDSVRGAVTARTFDDAGRLATATNALGDTTTFGYDASDRLTSAVDAVGTVFRRVFDGGGRLVSDKDGTGVEVTRTYDDDGNPATETNNGDGGVTVYETDLAGRVTAVVDPLGHRTETDYDRLDHVTARRTGDGLRLQETFTYDDSGNRLTHTDRAGKLWRWTYDLANDVRTATTPDGGVSTFGYDGAGRRTDSTDEDGVTSHTDYDTSGRPYRVTDGTAAGVWTTTYDDASPAQARTTRDPDGVTATYAHDGAGRVTSVTDGLGKVTMTTYDGLDAVRTTTDPLGHVTTAHADVRGRPDWTEDALHHRTTYAFDDADRPTLTRHADGTGAETRYDLAGRPRSVTDADGSTYTFGYDLAGQRTKLTTPRLKTSVWTYDDVGNVATETVGGIAATFGYDGEGRLARIERASGRVTTITRDGSGRVLTERGERAATGEVALRTRTYTAAGRPKTLSLPGGDVTFAYNALGLLERAVEPRAAGAGAATVDSTVAYTNAHRVSAATVDGVATTAAYDARGLLRTLTGLVGRTYAYDDAERLSSVTYGGTAGGETFVWDDADRLTRHEQRRGGVTQLTQAYEYTAGDRVSREVQAAPSRGVDRDRTFGYDAVGRLATVTATAADGTRSVETYGWDPDGNRESVSRSTVAANGAVTPLSAVTYTHDGAGRITGASDGTTYDYDADGNLVRTGADTYGYDAFGALSSVTREAANAAAATTVTYGRDALGRLARRDQGATTTAYSYAGASNAVTQTRSPAASSVLVREPAGRVAGVVTGSVASQAFVSRHLDLSGLVDAASGQVSAFAAYEPFGAASGDGAALPVGFQSAVTDPVFGLVDMTARAYSPALGRFTSQDSVVGSLSWPATFNRYAYGAGDPLGSIDPDGHRPFSLGANNPLEDTWHAARDGVRLGVAFLTGNHTARAHALDDLKGDWHQASAWVQQGASALRRPLSALADGVVAPIGDHLRSKTFWRQVGVHAASLATAVAVSGACEAATFGAGSVMCLSLGMAASSALQSYLTCPPGRSGGECAATGAITGLASGVVFGAAANALSTTALRPVVQSVLAGALSGAVGSAVGQFESSGHIDLTRLGEDTVFGGVTAGLAHGVGRALERVGTPKTGPKMPRPSGASVAPFEPPETFLTRNGSLSNGTYTVGEVKMAPHMTGSLAGGKSQFLSSVDAHSAVLDAAAYADHAGLWDINNRAKVFVTNGPVGVHADTGLLTSWINVYRTVTGTVHGSPGAPG, from the coding sequence GTGGGCCGCCGAGTACAACGCGTTCGGGGAGCTCACCAAGGTCACCGACCCGCTGGGCCGGGCGAACGCACCGTCTACTTCCCGAACGGCGACCTCCACGAGCGTTACGACGTCGGCGGCCTGAGGACCACCTACGCCGCCGACGCGGTCGGCCGCGTCGCCGCCGAGGTTGACCCGCTCGGGCACGAGACGACGACCACCTACACCGACTGGAACCAGGTCCGGACGCGCACGACGCCGCGCGGCGGCGCGACCACGACGACGTACGACCTCGACCGGAACCCGGAGGCGGTCAGCGCGCCCATGGGGCGGCGGACGGCGTTCACCTACGACGGGAGCGGGCGGCTCGCGACGGTGACCGACCCCGAGGGTCACGTCACGACGCTGCGCTACGACGCCATGTCACGGCTGCGCGAGGTCCTGGGGCCGCGCGCGTCCCTCTACACGCGCACGTTCACCGCCGACGGCGACGTCCGCGCCGCCACCGACCCGCTCGACCACACCACGACCTACACCTACGACAACCTCGGCAACGTCGCCACGGTCACCGACCCCAGCGGCGTCGTCACCGCGCAGACCTACGACGTCACCGGCCGGCCGCTCACGCGCCGGGTCGGGACGCAGCGGCCGGAGACGCGGTCGTACGACGCGAAGGGGCGCCTGCGCACGATCACCTCGCCCTTCGGCGGCACCGTCACCACGACGTACGACAGGCTCGACCGGCCGGTGCTCGAGGACGACTCGGTGCGCGGCGCGGTGACGGCGCGCACGTTCGACGACGCGGGACGGCTCGCGACGGCGACGAACGCGCTCGGCGACACGACGACGTTCGGCTACGACGCGAGCGACCGCCTCACGTCGGCGGTGGACGCGGTCGGCACGGTCTTCCGGCGCGTGTTCGACGGCGGCGGGCGGCTCGTGTCGGACAAGGACGGCACCGGCGTCGAGGTCACCCGGACCTACGACGACGACGGCAACCCGGCCACCGAGACCAACAACGGCGACGGGGGCGTCACGGTCTACGAGACGGACCTCGCCGGCCGCGTCACCGCTGTGGTCGACCCGCTCGGGCACCGCACCGAGACCGACTACGACCGGCTCGACCACGTGACCGCGCGCCGGACCGGCGACGGGCTCCGGCTCCAGGAGACGTTCACCTACGACGACTCCGGGAACCGGCTCACCCACACCGACCGCGCCGGGAAGCTGTGGCGCTGGACGTACGACCTCGCGAACGACGTGCGCACCGCGACGACGCCCGACGGCGGCGTGAGCACGTTCGGCTACGACGGCGCGGGCCGCCGTACCGACAGCACCGACGAGGACGGCGTCACGTCGCATACCGACTACGACACGTCCGGCCGTCCGTACCGCGTCACCGACGGCACGGCCGCGGGCGTGTGGACGACGACGTACGACGACGCGAGTCCCGCCCAGGCGCGCACCACGCGCGACCCCGACGGGGTGACGGCGACGTACGCGCACGACGGCGCCGGCCGCGTCACGTCCGTCACCGACGGGCTCGGCAAGGTCACCATGACGACGTACGACGGGCTCGACGCTGTCCGCACCACCACGGACCCGCTGGGTCACGTCACCACCGCCCACGCCGACGTGCGCGGCCGTCCCGACTGGACCGAGGACGCGCTGCACCACCGCACCACGTACGCGTTCGACGACGCAGACCGCCCCACGCTCACCCGGCACGCCGACGGCACCGGCGCCGAGACGAGGTACGACCTCGCCGGCCGCCCGAGGTCCGTGACCGACGCCGACGGCAGCACCTACACGTTCGGGTACGACCTCGCCGGGCAGCGCACGAAGCTCACGACGCCGCGGCTGAAGACGTCGGTGTGGACCTACGACGACGTCGGCAACGTCGCGACCGAGACCGTCGGCGGGATCGCCGCGACGTTCGGCTACGACGGCGAGGGCCGCCTCGCGCGCATCGAGCGCGCGTCCGGCCGGGTCACGACGATCACCCGCGACGGCTCCGGTCGCGTGCTCACCGAGCGCGGCGAGCGTGCCGCGACCGGCGAGGTCGCGCTGCGCACGCGGACGTACACCGCGGCGGGCCGGCCGAAGACGCTGTCCCTGCCCGGTGGCGACGTGACGTTCGCCTACAACGCGCTCGGGCTGCTGGAGCGGGCGGTCGAGCCGCGCGCCGCCGGCGCCGGTGCCGCCACGGTCGACAGCACCGTCGCCTACACGAACGCGCACCGCGTCTCCGCCGCCACCGTCGACGGCGTCGCCACGACGGCCGCCTACGACGCCCGCGGCCTGCTGCGGACGTTGACCGGCCTGGTCGGCCGCACCTACGCCTACGACGATGCCGAACGGTTGAGCAGCGTCACCTACGGCGGCACGGCCGGAGGCGAGACGTTCGTCTGGGACGACGCCGACCGGCTGACGCGGCACGAGCAGCGGCGCGGCGGCGTGACTCAGCTCACGCAGGCGTACGAGTACACCGCCGGCGACCGGGTGAGCCGCGAGGTGCAGGCGGCGCCGTCGCGCGGCGTCGACCGGGACCGGACGTTCGGCTACGACGCGGTCGGCCGGCTGGCGACCGTCACCGCCACCGCCGCCGACGGGACGCGCAGCGTCGAGACGTACGGGTGGGACCCCGACGGCAACCGCGAGAGCGTCAGCCGGTCGACCGTCGCCGCGAACGGCGCGGTGACGCCGTTGTCGGCGGTCACGTACACGCACGACGGCGCGGGCCGGATCACGGGCGCGAGCGACGGCACGACCTACGACTACGACGCCGACGGCAACCTCGTCCGGACCGGCGCCGACACGTACGGCTACGACGCGTTCGGCGCGCTGTCGTCGGTGACCCGCGAGGCCGCGAACGCCGCCGCCGCGACGACCGTCACCTACGGCCGCGACGCCCTGGGCCGGCTCGCCCGGCGCGACCAGGGCGCGACGACGACCGCGTACTCGTACGCCGGCGCCTCGAACGCCGTGACCCAGACGCGGTCCCCGGCCGCGAGCAGCGTGCTGGTGCGCGAGCCGGCCGGCCGGGTCGCCGGTGTCGTGACCGGGTCGGTGGCGTCGCAGGCGTTCGTGAGCCGGCACCTGGACCTCTCCGGTCTCGTCGACGCCGCCTCCGGCCAGGTCAGCGCGTTCGCGGCGTACGAGCCGTTCGGTGCCGCCTCGGGTGACGGCGCGGCGTTGCCGGTGGGGTTCCAGTCGGCGGTCACCGACCCGGTGTTCGGCCTCGTGGACATGACGGCGCGGGCGTACTCGCCGGCGCTCGGGCGGTTCACGTCGCAGGACAGTGTGGTCGGGAGCCTGTCGTGGCCGGCGACGTTCAACCGGTACGCCTACGGGGCGGGCGACCCGCTCGGGTCGATCGACCCGGACGGGCACCGGCCGTTCAGCCTCGGCGCCAACAATCCTCTCGAGGACACCTGGCATGCCGCTCGCGATGGTGTTCGTCTCGGTGTCGCGTTCCTGACCGGCAACCACACCGCGCGTGCGCACGCACTCGACGACCTCAAGGGGGACTGGCACCAGGCGTCGGCGTGGGTGCAGCAGGGTGCCTCCGCGTTGCGGCGGCCGCTGTCGGCACTGGCGGACGGTGTCGTGGCGCCGATCGGCGACCACCTTCGGAGCAAGACGTTCTGGCGGCAGGTCGGGGTGCATGCCGCCTCGCTGGCCACCGCCGTGGCGGTGTCGGGGGCGTGCGAGGCGGCCACGTTCGGCGCCGGCAGCGTGATGTGCCTGTCCCTGGGCATGGCCGCCAGCTCGGCGCTGCAGTCCTACCTGACCTGCCCCCCGGGACGTTCCGGCGGTGAGTGCGCGGCAACCGGTGCGATCACCGGGCTCGCTTCCGGAGTCGTGTTCGGGGCAGCAGCGAACGCACTGAGCACGACCGCATTACGTCCGGTGGTGCAGTCGGTGCTCGCCGGCGCGCTGTCCGGCGCGGTCGGATCGGCGGTCGGCCAGTTCGAGAGCTCAGGCCACATCGACTTGACCCGCCTGGGCGAGGACACGGTCTTCGGCGGTGTCACCGCTGGCCTGGCGCACGGCGTGGGACGCGCTCTCGAGCGGGTGGGGACCCCGAAGACCGGGCCGAAGATGCCTCGTCCGAGTGGAGCATCCGTCGCGCCCTTCGAGCCTCCGGAGACGTTCCTCACGCGGAATGGAAGCTTGAGCAACGGGACGTACACTGTGGGCGAGGTTAAGATGGCGCCTCACATGACGGGTTCCTTGGCGGGCGGGAAGAGCCAGTTCCTGTCCTCCGTCGATGCGCACTCCGCAGTTCTCGACGCGGCGGCGTATGCCGACCATGCCGGGCTCTGGGACATCAACAACAGGGCAAAGGTGTTCGTCACTAACGGGCCTGTCGGTGTTCATGCGGACACTGGCCTGCTCACGAGCTGGATCAACGTCTACAGGACCGTGACGGGCACCGTCCACGGCTCTCCCGGAGCCCCGGGATGA